From Caloranaerobacter ferrireducens, the proteins below share one genomic window:
- a CDS encoding sigma-54 interaction domain-containing protein, translating to MRKFFFRENIFEILDYLDEGIHIIDSRGNIVYYNKAAQRLDEIERDKAIGRHILEIYPSLTYETSTLLKVIKTGQPIFNVEQTFVNYKGDKITTINTSLPIKANGKIIGALEISKDITQVKRLSEKIVDLQKELFKDERRKSSKNKQMAKYTFVDIIGQSEKMLRLKTLALKASLVSSPVLIYGKTGTGKELFVQSIHNASSRRNKPFIAQNCAALPSGLLESILFGTVKGSFTGAEDRPGLFELANGGTLFLDEINSMPLDLQAKLLRVIQDGSIRRVGAVKTIDVDVRIIAAINVSPEEAIEKKQIRKDLYYRLNVITLGLPELKERTEDIPFLVEYFIDKYNRALGRNVKGVSKDVMNSFLKYYWPGNVRELEHVIEGIMTLHDIEEIQFEHLPRQFKETIKKSTTIRPLRETLEETEKNIIYEALKLTDWNITKTSELIGIPRQTLQYKMKKYGLKK from the coding sequence GTGAGAAAGTTTTTTTTCAGAGAAAACATTTTTGAAATATTAGATTATTTAGATGAAGGTATTCACATTATAGATAGTAGAGGTAATATTGTTTATTATAATAAAGCAGCACAAAGACTAGATGAAATAGAAAGAGATAAAGCTATTGGAAGGCATATATTAGAAATATATCCTTCACTGACATATGAGACTAGTACACTTTTGAAGGTAATTAAGACAGGACAGCCCATATTTAATGTTGAGCAGACTTTTGTAAATTATAAAGGGGACAAGATTACTACGATTAATACATCCTTGCCAATAAAGGCAAATGGTAAAATAATTGGGGCTTTGGAAATATCTAAAGATATTACTCAAGTTAAGAGATTGTCTGAGAAAATTGTTGACCTGCAAAAAGAGCTTTTTAAGGATGAAAGAAGAAAGTCCAGTAAAAATAAACAAATGGCTAAATATACTTTTGTAGACATAATTGGTCAAAGCGAGAAAATGTTAAGACTTAAAACTTTGGCTCTAAAGGCTTCTTTGGTATCATCTCCAGTTTTGATATATGGTAAAACAGGAACAGGAAAGGAACTTTTTGTTCAGTCAATCCATAATGCAAGTTCTAGAAGAAATAAACCTTTTATTGCTCAAAATTGTGCAGCATTGCCATCTGGTCTGTTAGAAAGTATATTATTTGGAACTGTTAAAGGTAGTTTTACTGGAGCAGAGGATAGACCGGGATTATTTGAACTTGCAAATGGTGGAACACTTTTTTTAGATGAAATTAATTCGATGCCTTTAGATTTACAGGCAAAGCTACTTAGAGTTATTCAAGATGGTAGTATAAGAAGAGTAGGGGCAGTAAAGACAATTGATGTAGATGTTAGAATTATTGCTGCTATTAATGTTTCTCCTGAAGAAGCTATTGAAAAGAAACAAATAAGAAAGGATTTGTACTATAGACTTAATGTAATTACATTAGGTCTTCCTGAACTTAAAGAGAGAACGGAGGATATTCCTTTCTTAGTAGAGTATTTTATAGATAAATATAATAGGGCTTTAGGAAGAAATGTTAAAGGTGTTTCAAAGGATGTTATGAATTCATTTTTAAAATATTATTGGCCGGGAAATGTTAGAGAACTTGAGCATGTTATAGAAGGTATAATGACTCTTCATGATATAGAAGAAATACAGTTTGAACATTTACCGAGGCAGTTTAAAGAAACCATAAAAAAATCAACTACTATAAGACCTCTAAGAGAAACACTTGAGGAAACAGAAAAAAATATAATATATGAGGCTCTTAAATTGACAGATTGGAATATAACTAAGACATCTGAGTTGATTGGAATACCTAGGCAGACATTGCAGTATAAGATGAAAAAATATGGATTAAAAAAATAA
- a CDS encoding DUF1427 family protein, with the protein MDIMLIIKATLAGTVLGAIFKKFKLPLPAPPVLAGVIGVLGVVFGGMIADKLF; encoded by the coding sequence ATGGATATAATGTTAATTATAAAAGCTACATTAGCAGGAACAGTTTTAGGTGCTATCTTTAAGAAATTTAAATTACCTCTTCCTGCACCACCAGTTTTAGCTGGAGTTATAGGTGTGTTAGGGGTAGTATTTGGTGGAATGATAGCAGACAAGCTATTCTAA
- a CDS encoding DALR anticodon-binding domain-containing protein: MKKINDIIDLFKINIIKTLKEENLDFNIDFDVTIPEDSSFGDISTNVSLKLSSYLKKPPREIAEIITKKFDRSLLYVSKIEIAGPGFINFYLDDTWIIKIGNMILRNGVDILKKDRGESYLLHLISDDLLNENNINRARAYAYALLNILRLKGNKVYLTETIKKDKLLGLGTFNHIINIFPYGHLRNLCYNTKGEIVEVGNISLQNGKNRFNENIKGLIGEKRFNFWALSKTAKRNISIPLGSAVINTTDNPYFFVSYVYERANNINSILEREGYKIGDNLEDMSFNLVEGKKLIFQILDLEKVMEEAIRFKEPYKLFNYLYNFCVNFYEYNKKLFIREFEEKNILGNMYILNVIKVFVSEILSVLTVKVFDM, translated from the coding sequence ATGAAAAAGATAAACGATATAATAGATTTGTTTAAGATTAATATAATTAAAACTTTAAAAGAGGAAAATTTGGATTTTAACATAGATTTTGATGTTACAATTCCTGAAGATTCAAGTTTTGGGGACATATCAACCAATGTATCATTAAAATTAAGCTCATATCTTAAAAAGCCCCCTAGAGAAATAGCAGAAATTATTACAAAAAAATTTGATAGAAGTTTGTTATATGTAAGTAAAATTGAAATTGCAGGACCAGGATTCATAAATTTTTATTTAGACGATACTTGGATAATTAAAATTGGAAATATGATATTAAGAAATGGTGTAGATATATTAAAAAAAGATAGGGGTGAAAGTTATTTATTACATTTAATATCAGATGATCTATTAAATGAAAATAATATTAATAGGGCTAGGGCTTATGCATATGCACTTTTGAATATTCTAAGATTAAAAGGTAATAAAGTTTATTTAACTGAGACAATCAAAAAAGACAAATTATTAGGCTTGGGAACTTTTAACCATATAATTAATATTTTTCCTTATGGACATTTGAGAAATTTATGTTATAATACTAAAGGTGAAATTGTTGAGGTTGGCAATATCTCACTGCAGAATGGGAAAAATAGGTTTAATGAAAACATTAAAGGTTTAATAGGTGAAAAGAGATTTAATTTTTGGGCTCTATCTAAAACTGCCAAGCGAAATATAAGTATTCCTCTAGGTTCAGCTGTTATTAATACTACAGATAATCCTTATTTTTTCGTTAGTTATGTCTATGAAAGAGCTAACAATATAAATTCTATATTAGAAAGAGAAGGCTATAAGATAGGCGATAACTTAGAAGATATGTCTTTTAACTTGGTTGAAGGAAAAAAATTAATATTTCAAATCTTGGATTTAGAAAAGGTAATGGAAGAAGCTATAAGGTTTAAAGAACCATATAAGCTTTTCAATTACCTTTATAATTTTTGTGTTAATTTTTATGAATATAACAAGAAGCTTTTTATTAGAGAGTTTGAAGAAAAAAATATTTTAGGTAATATGTATATACTCAATGTTATAAAAGTTTTTGTTTCAGAAATATTGAGTGTTTTAACAGTTAAGGTATTTGATATGTAA
- a CDS encoding XapX domain-containing protein — translation MSKFNIKEIALSLATGMLVGVIFKVLKFPLPAPPNIPAFMGIFGVWLGATLVKN, via the coding sequence ATGTCAAAATTCAACATAAAAGAAATAGCCTTATCATTAGCTACAGGAATGCTAGTAGGTGTTATATTTAAGGTTCTAAAATTCCCTTTACCTGCTCCACCTAATATACCAGCATTTATGGGTATATTTGGAGTTTGGTTAGGTGCAACTTTAGTAAAAAATTAA